A stretch of Fusarium fujikuroi IMI 58289 draft genome, chromosome FFUJ_chr10 DNA encodes these proteins:
- a CDS encoding related to glucan 1,3-beta-glucosidase, whose protein sequence is MKLLLPLLLLASQSLAGTIKLAHRASLGPIGTSNPNILAGGTVQTDAPPLSSFFKDLKGPYPTNGWWAPYAASPGKGTAAGPFPYESSLDGHGVCFGIGQDRNFDGTSIKVPTQLDWRASFNEHSGGFDGHKATAFDTQTVTVQYFQGESSMAAHLVPGSPYMTFEYKSATPLLTALNGGIKSFNGKALSGSNTVSDQGTKFTVVDTKGTTYLIYSDSSIKLIAKAENDSKGTLAANGKFTGILRLVMLRDPSHETLLNAHSTAYPISVSQDYSISGDSGTVTFKWETKGTGDLLMLTWPHHREVLQNPNSPEPSALSYLTLKGWMYPTLGNTWRLTYKLTSITWNAPRDVDPSCKASVVNGLKYEVSQLDASKAPAPNDFYYWGGTLAAKSRLALIADHVGSKDLIDPVVKYLKASFDGWFSAANKALPAYETTWGGVISKEGATNVWVDFGNGYFNDHHFHYGYFLHIAAVIAKYDPSWLAQHREYVTFFARDIINPSSADPFFPITRCLDWFAGHSWASGIANGAGSRDQESVGEAVNGYYGAMLWATVALDQEHANFARLLLAIEQQAARKYWHLYPSAGKDDPTNPYPEAKFRDLITVGNVMDWQTGAWLFWGAEKVQIAAIQILPVTPVNEVMYDAEWVSNVFSYTMPELTNASYADSWKSVIYAAYANAKPQEAATWSAKLSDWGSGNTYTNELYFISTRPNSNGQPICATLPENPYGDYKIQATSGKYIVSATNGGQLSASGASANDADTFSSAYVPNAGTLQLARNKQYVTADQSGTFALSAARAVASTWERFIIRQKIGESEGVYSIKAASNGKYVRVGGDGTLVNDGAAENEATGFRFIKA, encoded by the exons ATGAAACTTTTATTGCCTCTTCTACTGCTAGCATCCCAGTCGCTGGCTGGGACAATCAAGCTGGCCCATCGTGCTTCACTTGGTCCTATTGGCACCAGTAACCCCAACATCTTGGCAGGAGGCACTGTTCAAACCGACGCTCCCCCTCTAAGCTCTTtcttcaaggatctcaaaggGCCG TATCCAACCAACGGATGGTGGGCTCCATACGCTGCAAGTCCTGGAAAGGGCACCGCTGCAGGCCCTTTTCCTTACGAATCGTCGTTAGATGGTCACGGTGTTTGCTTTGGTATCGGCCAAGATCGCAACTTCGATGGGACGTCTATTAAGGTGCCGACTCAGCTAGACTGGCGGGCTTCATTCAATGAACATAGTGGGGGATTTGATGGTCACAAAGCAACTGCTTTTGACACTCAAACGGTCACAGTACAGTATTTCCAGGGCGAATCGTCCATGGCCGCACATCTGGTACCGGGTTCGCCCTACATGACCTTCGAATACAAGTCTGCAACGCCACTGCTAACAGCATTGAATGGGGGCATCAAATCATTCAACGGAAAAGCTCTGAGTGGTAGCAATACCG TGAGTGATCAAGGCACCAAGTTTACCGTCGTCGATACAAAGGGCACCACATACCTAATCTATTCGGACTCATCCATCAAGCTTatcgccaaggctgagaatgaTAGCAAAGGAACCCTTGCTGCAAATGGCAAGTTTACCGGTATTCTACGATTGGTGATGCTCAGGGATCCCAGTCATGAGACACTCCTGAATGCCCATTCAACGGCATATCCTATCTCCGTGTCTCAAGACTATTCAATTAGTGGCGATTCAGGAACCGTGACATTTAAGTGGGAGACAAAAGGTACCGGTGACTTGCTAATGCTCACCTGGCCGCATCATCGCGAAGTGCTACAGAACCCCAATTCTCCCGAGCCATCTGCTCTAAGCTATTTGACCCTCAAG GGGTGGATGTACCCAACGCTCGGTAACACTTGGAGATTGACGTACAAGTTGACTTCGATAACCTGGAACGCCCCGCGCGACGTGGATCCCTCCTGCAAGGCATCAGTTGTGAACGGTCTCAAATACGAAGTCAGCCAACTCGACGCTTCCAAAGCGCCTGCGCCAAACGACTTTTACTACTGGGGCGGCACTCTCGCAGCTAAATCCCGCCTAGCACTGATCGC TGACCATGTTGGAAGCAAGGATCTTATCGACCCCGTTGTCAAGTACCTCAAAGCCTCTTTCGACGGCTGGTTTAGCGCCGCCAACAAGGCTCTCCCTGCTTATGAAACCACTTGGGGCGGTGTTATCAGCAAAGAAGGCGCCACGAATGTCTGGGTCGACTTTGGTAACGGCTACTTCAACGATCATCACTTTCACTACGGTTACTTCCTTCATATCGCTGCAGTGATCGCCAAGTACGATCCGAGCTGGTTAGCTCAACACAGAGAATATGTGACATTTTTTGCCCG GGACATCATCAACCCTTCGTCGGCCGATCCCTTCTTCCCTATTACACGATGCTTAGATTGGTTCGCTGGTCATTCATGGGCATCTGGTATTGCCAATGGAGCTGGAAGCCGTGATCAAGAATCTGTCGGTGAGGCCGTCAACGGTTACTACGGCGCCATGCTCTGGGCCACAGTAgctcttgatcaagaacacgCCAACTTTGCTCGACTCCTGCTCGCCATAGAACAGCAAGCTGCTAGGAAATACTGGCACCTGTACCCGAGCGCTGGTAAAGATGATCCTACGAATCCTTATCCTGAGGCCAAGTTCAGGGATCTGATCACCGTCGGCAACGTGATGGATTGGCAGACGGGGGCGTGGCTGTTCTGGGGAGCTGAGAAGGTACAGATTGCTGCGATTCAGATTCTTCCTGTCACGCCTGTTAATGAG GTTATGTATGACGCCGAATGGGTCAGCAATGTCTTCTCCTACACAATGCCAGAATTAACGAACGCCTCATACGCCGACTCCTG GAAATCTGTCATCTACGCGGCCTATGCCAACGCCAAGCCGCAAGAAGCCGCTACATGGAGCGCCAAACTGAGCGACTGGG GCTCCGGAAACACATACACAAACGAACTGTATTTCATCAGCACGCGCCCTAATTCGAACGGCCAGCCTATCTGCGCAACCCTCCCCGAGAACCCCTACGGAGACTACAAGATCCAAGCCACATCAGGCAAATACATCGTATCCGCAACCAACGGCGGCCAACTCTCTGCGTCGGGCGCTTCAGCCAATGACGCTGATACTTTCTCCAGTGCCTATGTTCCCAACGCTGGTACATTACAGCTCGCCAGGAACAAGCAATACGTGACGGCGGATCAGTCGGGCACCTTTGCACTCTCGGCAGCGCGCGCAGTTGCTAGTACCTGGGAGCGGTTCATCATCCGACAGAAGATAGGTGAAAGTGAGGGCGTCTATTCGATCAAAGCGGCTAGCAACGGGAAGTATGTGAGAGTTGGCGGTGATGGGACGCTGGTCAACGATGGTGCGGCTGAGAACGAAGCAACTGGGTTCCGCTTCATCAAGGCCTGA
- a CDS encoding related to alpha-glucosidase b translates to MTVKAGFLYGVSLALFLSSGVSAGSMHHDETIESHRTKNESVYITKQYGLMVFLAQQPALLLSIMFFKTLLTSAVAFGTAFAQSKAGVEDLDKPRRDLFEKDLSKCPGYKATNHRETKSGFYADLSLAGQACDVFGVDLPELKLEVEYQTEDRLHVKILDTNNTVYQVPDDIFPRPGYGQWASPKNSKLKFDFKANPFSFTVTRKDSGEVLFDTSGSKLVFESQYLYLKTKLPERPYLYGLGEHSDPFMLNATNYTRTIYTRDAYGCPNGQNLYGAHPIYFDHRKGGTHGVFLLNSNGMDVFIDKKNGKQFLEYNIIGGVLDFYFIAGPTPRDVAKQYAEITTLPLMTPYWGLGFHQCRYGYRDVYEVAGVVANYSAAKIPLETMWTDIDYMDRRRIFTIDPERFPADKYKDLVNTIHARDQHYIVMVDPAVYDMEPNPALTTGLQYDTFMKEPNGSDYRGVVWAGPSVFPDWFNPNSQQYWNELFQNFFDGEHGPNIDALWIDMNEPANFFNRPYPGNNTTPENFAKVDGDPPKAPPVRDGPPARIPGFPESLQPPSLRSTKREVTAVAKTTKRSVEVRTTPRERGVGRWAATRKVWGQNKYGRPGHGWQNGKKTGSGCGPDECKGLPNRELIQPPYMIQNGAGPTLADSTTDTDLVQSGDYVQYDTHNLYGAQMSSHSHNAMRSRRPDKRALVITRSTFAGSGKDVSHWLGDNLSQWDQYRFSISQILQFASIYQIPVVGADVCGFGGNVTETLCARWATLGSFYTFFRNHADITSQSQEFYRWPKVTEAARNGISIRYQLLDYIYTAIYKQNQTGSPTLNPMFFNYPKDKNTYSIDLQFFYGDGILVSPVTKENSTKLEYYLPDDIFYEWSTGKPVRGKAQYESAEVDVTDIMVHYKGGLIYPQRVESANTTKALRQKGFNLVIAPGLDGKAEGSLYLDDGESVVQDTASEIDFKYSKGKLSFDGTFEYDAGVGIETITVLGVKSKPHGTEHAEYDAENKKLVFTADIPLTRKCRVDLF, encoded by the exons ATGACCGTTAAGGCGGGTTTTCTGTACGGAGTCTCCCTCGCTCTGTTCCTGAGCAGCGGAGTCTCCGCAGGTAGCATGCATCATGACGAGACGATTGAGAGTCACCGTACCAAGAACGAATCAGTATATATAACCAAGCAATATGGCTTGATGGTTTTTCTCGCTCAGCAACcagctcttctcctctcaatcatgttcttcaagacGCTGCTCACTTCGGCCGTGGCCTTTGGCACTGCTTTTGCGCAGAGCAAGGCTGGCGTTGAAGACCTTGACAAACCCCGCAGAGACCTCTTCGAGAAGGATCTCTCCAAATGTCCCGGCTACAAAGCTACCAACCACCGAGAGACCAAATCGGGTTTCTACGCTGATTTGTCTCTTGCGGGACAGGCCTGCGACGTCTTCGGTGTTGATCTCCCTGAGctgaagcttgaggttgagtaTCAAACTGAGGACCGTTTGcatgtcaagatcttggataCGAATAACACTGTTTACCAAGTCCCTGATGATATCTTCCCTCGTCCTGGTTATGGACAGTGGGCTTCACCTAAGAACTCAAAACTCAAGTTTGACTTCAAGGCGAATCCTTTTTCGTTCACTGTGACGAGGAAGGATTCtggagaagttctttttgACACTTCAGGCAGCAAGCTTGTTTTTGAGAGCCAGTACTTGtacctcaagaccaagcttcCGGAGAGGCCTTATCTTTACGGCCTTGGTGAGCATAGTGATCCTTTCATGCTCAATGCCACCAACTACACCCGCACAATCTACACTCGCGATGCTTATGG CTGTCCCAACGGACAGAACTTGTATGGAGCTCACCCAATTTACTTTGACCACCGCAAGGGCGGCACCCACGgtgtcttcctcctcaactcCAACGGCATGGATGTCTtcatcgacaagaagaacggcAAGCAGTTCCTAGAGTATAACATCATCGGCGGTGTTCTCGACTTCTACTTCATCGCTGGCCCTACACCCCGCGACGTCGCCAAGCAGTACGCTGAGATCACTACCCTTCCTCTCATGACGCCCTACTGGGGTCTTGGTTTCCATCAGTGCAGATATGGATACCGAGATGTCTACGAAGTCGCTGGTGTCGTGGCCAATTATTCAGCTGCTAAAATCCCGCTTGAGACGATGTGGACTGACATTGACTACATGGACCGTCGTCGCATTTTCACCATCGACCCTGAGAGATTCCCTGCTGATAAGTACAAGGATCTCGTTAACACTATCCATGCGCGTGATCAGCACTACATCGTCATGGTTGACCCAGCTGTGTACGACATGGAGCCCAACCCAGCTCTCACCACCGGTCTTCAGTACGATACCTTCATGAAGGAGCCTAATGGCTCAGACTACAGAGGTGTTGTTTGGGCTGGACCTAGTGTCTTCCCCGATTGGTTCAACCCGAACTCCCAACAGTACTGGAACGAGCTCTTCCAGAACTTCTTCGACGGCGAGCATGGTCCTAACATCGATGCTCTCTGGATCGATATGAACGAGCCCgccaacttcttcaaccgCCCTTATCCCGGTAACAACACCACTCCCGAGAACTTCGCCAAGGTCGACGGCGACCCTCCCAAGGCCCCTCCCGTTCGAGACGGTCCTCCCGCTCGCATCCCCGGATTCCCTGAGAGTCTCCAGCCTCCCTCTCTCCGCTCCACCAAGCGCGAAGTCACGGCCGTTGCTAAGACTACTAAGCGCTCTGTCGAGGTCCGCACTACTCCTCGCGAACGCGGCGTTGGCCGCTGGGCAGCTACCCGCAAGGTCTGGGGCCAGAACAAGTACGGACGTCCCGGCCACGGCTGGCAAAACGGCAAGAAGACTGGTTCTGGCTGCGGTCCTGACGAGTGCAAGGGTCTTCCCAACCGAGAGCTCATCCAGCCTCCTTACATGATCCAGAACGGCGCTGGACCTACACTTGCTGATAGTACCACCGATACTGATCTCGTCCAAAGCGGTGATTACGTTCAGTATGATACCCATAACCTGTATGGTGCTCAGATGtcttctcactctcacaaCGCTATGCGCTCGCGACGCCCTGATAAGCGTGCTCTTGTCATCACACGGAGCACCTTTGCTGGTTCTGGCAAGGATGTCTCGCACTGGCTTGGCGATAACCTTTCTCAGTGGGATCAGTACCGGTTCTCCATCTCTCAGATCCTGCAGTTTGCTTCTATCTATCAGATCCCTGTTGTCGGTGCTGATGTTTGTGGATTTGGTGGTAATGTCACTGAGACCCTTTGTGCACGATGGGCTACCCTTGGTAGTTTCTATACCTTCTTCCGTAACCATGCCGATATTACTTCTCAGTCTCAGGAGTTCTACCGCTGGCCCAAGGTCACTGAGGCCGCTCGCAACGGTATCTCCATCCGATACCAGCTCC TTGACTACATCTACACTGCCATCTACAAGCAGAACCAGACCGGTTCTCCTACTCTCAACCCCATGTTCTTCAACTaccccaaggacaagaacacTTACTCCATTGACCTCCAGTTCTTCTATGGTGATGGTATCCTCGTCAGCCCTGTTACCAAGGAGAACAGCACCAAGCTCGAGTACTACCTCCCTGACGACATCTTCTACGAGTGGTCCACCGGAAAGCCCGTCCGCGGTAAGGCTCAGTACGAGTCTGCCGAAGTCGACGTCACCGACATCATGGTCCACTACAAGGGCGGCCTGATCTACCCCCAGCGCGTCGAGAGCGCCAACACAACCAAGGCTCTTCGCCAAAAGGGCTTCAACCTAGTGATTGCACCCGGTCTCGATGGAAAGGCCGAGGGCTCCCTGTATCTTGATGACGGAGAATCTGTTGTTCAGGACACGGCTTCTGAGATCGACTTCAAGTACAGCAAGGGCAAGCTGAGCTTTGATGGAACCTTTGAGTATGATGCTGGTGTCGGTATTGAGACTATTACAGTTTTGGGCGTCAAGTCTAAGCCTCATGGTACGGAGCATGCTGAGTACGATgctgagaacaagaagcttgtGTTTACTGCGGATATTCCGTTGACGCGCAAGTGTCGCGTTGACTTGTTCTGA